Proteins co-encoded in one Saprospira grandis genomic window:
- a CDS encoding S41 family peptidase, producing MFAIQSAKKLFFAFLILGGGIGLATTLTDEFEIAKNLELYSNVFRELNTYYVDEVPPEDLMKSGLDAMLKSLDPYTTYIPAQEVERFRSSITGSYAGIGTRVRATASGGLITAIYPDGPAHKAGLMAGDTLLFIDEVSLKGKALSEISQELRGKMGQAMQLTVHRPGQSKKLTFSLRRQNILINNLPHYEVLPGKIAYFSLTTFSEKAGQHLGEALEALQEKEKLNGVILDLRGNTGGLLSEAVNVINVFVPRGREVVSIQGREKSQQQIFRTLNMPIDSSIALAVLINERSASASEIVAGAIQDLDRGVIVGQRSFGKGLVQNTVDLPHGAKLKLTTARYYIPSGRCIQSLEYENGAPKVIADSLRQAFSTLAGRKVYDGGGIRPDLVHENQEWLSLKKQLLASPAIFDFGVAYRSQHKLPENLDKWSLQAKDFDDFMALMDKNAYLKKSKTALAFEQFEQKLDQEGALKTALNKELKALEKGLRSQERNKLLAAKDEILHLLEVEIVAQEKLRAAAIAHSIKADHCLDMALELLGKKKKYQRLLMP from the coding sequence CCCTAACCGATGAGTTTGAAATTGCTAAGAACCTAGAGCTCTACTCTAATGTATTTAGAGAGCTCAATACCTACTATGTAGATGAGGTGCCGCCTGAAGATTTGATGAAATCGGGCTTGGATGCCATGCTTAAGAGCTTAGACCCCTACACCACTTATATTCCAGCCCAAGAAGTAGAGCGTTTTCGCTCTTCTATTACGGGCAGCTATGCGGGCATAGGAACCCGAGTGCGGGCCACGGCTTCGGGCGGCTTAATTACGGCCATTTACCCCGATGGTCCAGCCCATAAGGCGGGCCTTATGGCCGGAGACACCCTTCTTTTTATTGATGAGGTATCTTTAAAAGGCAAAGCCCTTTCAGAAATCAGCCAAGAGTTGAGAGGAAAAATGGGGCAGGCCATGCAATTGACCGTGCATCGGCCGGGGCAGAGCAAAAAGCTAACATTTAGCCTGCGCCGCCAAAATATCCTCATCAATAATCTTCCGCATTATGAGGTTTTGCCGGGAAAAATTGCCTACTTCTCGCTCACTACCTTTTCAGAAAAGGCGGGGCAGCATTTAGGGGAAGCCCTAGAGGCCTTGCAAGAAAAAGAAAAGCTCAATGGCGTGATTCTCGACCTTAGAGGCAATACGGGCGGCTTATTGAGCGAGGCCGTCAATGTCATCAATGTCTTTGTGCCCAGAGGGCGGGAAGTCGTTTCTATTCAGGGCCGAGAGAAGTCGCAACAGCAAATCTTTAGAACCCTCAATATGCCCATAGATAGCAGCATTGCCTTGGCGGTGCTCATCAATGAGCGTTCGGCCTCTGCCTCAGAAATTGTGGCGGGCGCAATCCAAGACTTGGACCGAGGCGTTATTGTTGGGCAGCGTTCTTTTGGAAAAGGCTTGGTGCAAAATACGGTAGACTTGCCGCATGGAGCCAAGCTCAAGCTCACTACCGCCCGCTATTATATTCCCTCGGGCCGCTGTATCCAATCGCTAGAATATGAAAATGGAGCTCCAAAAGTGATTGCCGACTCTCTGCGACAAGCCTTTAGTACCCTAGCGGGTAGAAAGGTCTATGATGGCGGTGGCATTCGCCCCGATTTAGTACATGAAAATCAGGAATGGTTGAGCTTGAAAAAACAGCTCTTGGCCAGCCCCGCTATTTTTGACTTTGGCGTAGCCTATCGCAGCCAGCATAAACTGCCCGAAAATTTGGATAAATGGAGCCTTCAGGCCAAAGACTTTGATGATTTTATGGCCCTGATGGATAAAAACGCTTACCTTAAAAAGAGCAAAACGGCCTTGGCCTTCGAGCAGTTTGAGCAAAAACTCGATCAGGAAGGAGCCCTAAAAACAGCCCTTAATAAAGAACTAAAGGCCCTAGAAAAAGGACTCCGCAGCCAAGAGCGCAACAAACTACTGGCCGCCAAGGATGAAATTCTACATCTCTTAGAGGTCGAAATTGTGGCGCAAGAAAAACTAAGAGCTGCAGCTATTGCCCATAGTATAAAGGCTGATCATTGCCTCGATATGGCCCTAGAATTGTTGGGGAAAAAGAAAAAATATCAGCGCTTGCTTATGCCTTAA